A genomic region of Melanotaenia boesemani isolate fMelBoe1 chromosome 21, fMelBoe1.pri, whole genome shotgun sequence contains the following coding sequences:
- the mybpc2b gene encoding myosin binding protein Cb isoform X3 encodes MPEPVPEATPAGEDAPPANGAGSDADEDEPGSTELSGLFVEKPPSNVVAVAGMDVTFTAKVDSSTLTRKPTMKWLKGKWLDLGSKAGKHMQFKETYDRNTKIYTYEMKIIKVVPGDAGGYRCEVTAKDKCDSSIFEISVEAAHQEEQADILSAFKRADAGEDEGDLDFSALLKATKKKKKPQKEEPEIDVWELLKSAHPSEYEKIAFTYGITDLRGMLKRLKKMKEVPKHSEAFLKRLESCYSVEKGKKIVMSCEVLDPNAQVKWLKNGQEIKPSAKCVMETNGNIRTLTINKANLADDAAYECVVGDDKCSTEVYVKEPPVTITKLMDDYHVVVGERVEFEIEVSEEGAHVMWYFEDQEIHKDKDSTKYRFKKDGKKHTFIIQEATLDDIGMYHAWTNGGHTKGELEVEEKELEVLQDIADLTVRATDQALFKCEVSDDKVTGKWYKDGVEVLPSDRIKMTHIGRFHRLIIDDVKQEDAGDYTFVPDGYALSLSAKLNFLEIKIDYVPRQDPPKIHLDTTGNMVSQNTIIVVAGNKLRLDVEITGEPAPTVVWSKGEQPVTETEGRVRVEARKDLSCFVIEGAEREDEGNYTICVTNPAGEDKAMLFVKIVDVPDPPENVKCTGVGEDCASIIWDPPKFDGGAPVKGYLMERKKKGSSRWTKLNFDVYESTTYEAKRMIEGILYEMRVFAINSIGMSPPSLSSKPFMPIAPTSEPTRLTVHDVTDSTCSLKWLAPEKIGAGGLDGYIIEYCKEGDTEWVAANKDLCDRQGFVVRGLPVGEKINFRVVAVNVAGRSPPATLAQPVTIREIVEHPKIRLPRDLRTKYIRKVGEKINLTIPFQGKPRPVATWYKDGQQIDPKMVNVRNSNVDSILFIRSAEREHSGTYELVLQIENMEDRATISIRIIEKPGPPLNVRVTDVWGFNAALEWDPPKDDGNSEIIGYMIQKADMKTKEWFTVYEHNRRTNCTVSDLVMGNEYMFRIYSENLCGLSEEPRLSKNTAVIAKTGLEHKINPYKEKDMSCAPKFTQPLMDRSVVAGYSTAISCAVKGFPKPKIVWMKNKMIIGEDPKYLMQNNQGVLTLNIRKPSTFDGGQYSCMAVNDLGKDEVECKLDVRVFIEADKK; translated from the exons agCCTGGATCTACTGAGCTTTCTGGGCTCTTTGTCGAGAAGCCGCCAAGCAATGTAGTTGCTGTTGCAG GAATGGACGTGACTTTCACAGCAAAGGTGGACTCAAGCACCCTGACAAGAAAGCCCACCATGAAGTGGTTGAAGGGCAAGTGGCTGGACCTTGGCAGCAAGGCTGGAAAACATATGCAGTTCAAAGAAACTTATGACAGAAATACCAAG ATCTATACGTATGAAATGAAGATCATCAAAGTGGTCCCTGGAGATGCTGGAGGCTACAGGTGTGAGGTGACAGCCAAAGACAAGTGTGACAGCTCCATTTTTGAGATCTCAGTGGAGG CTGCACACCAGGAGGAGCAAGCAGATATTTTGTCTGCCTTTAAGAGAGC GGATGCtggagaagatgaaggagatCTGGACTTTAGTGCCCTGCTGAAAGCCACTAAAAA GAAGAAGAAACCTCAAAAAGAAGAACCAGAGATTGATGTGTGGGAATTACTTAAAAGTGCCCACCCAAGCGAATATGAAAAAATCGCCTTTACGTATGGCATCACTGACCTGAGGGGCATGCTGAAACGTctaaaaaagatgaaagaagtGCCAAAGCATAGTGAGG CTTTCCTGAAGAGGCTTGAATCTTGCTACTCAGTGGAAAAGGGGAAGAAAATCGTCATGTCCTGTGAGGTGCTTGATCCCAACGCCCAGGTCAAATGGCTGAAGAATGGCCAGGAGATCAAACCTTCAGCCAA ATGTGTCATGGAGACGAATGGAAATATCAGAACGCTTACCATCAATAAGGCGAACCTGGCTGATGATGCTGCATATGAGTGTGTGGTTGGGGACGACAAGTGTTCCACAGAGGTCTATGTCAAAG AGCCTCCTGTGACCATCACCAAGCTGATGGATGACTATCATGTGGTCGTGGGAGAAAGAGTGGAATTTGAGATTGAGGTGTCCGAGGAGGGTGCACATGTCATGTG GTACTTTGAGGATCAAGAAATTCATAAAGACAAAGACTCAACAAAGTATCGCTTCAAGAAGGATGGAAAGAAACACACATTCATCATTCAGGAGGCTACACTGGATGACATTGGAATGTACCATGCATGGACAAATGGAGGACATACCAAAGGAGAACTGGAGGTGGAAG AAAAGGAGCTGGAGGTGTTGCAGGACATCGCTGATCTGACAGTCAGGGCAACAGACCAGGCTTTATTCAAGTGTGAAGTGTCCGATGACAAGGTCACAGGCAAGTGGTACAAAGATGGAGTGGAGGTCCTGCCAAGTGATCGCATCAAAATGACTCACATTGGAAG GTTTCACCGGCTGATTATTGATGACGTCAAGCAGGAGGATGCTGGAGACTATACATTTGTTCCTGACGGATATGCTCTTTCACTTTCTGCCAAACTCAACTTCTTGG AAATTAAGATTGACTATGTACCCAGACAAG ATCCTCCAAAGATCCACCTGGACACCACTGGAAACATGGTTTCCCAGAACACCATCATCGTGGTGGCGGGCAACAAACTTCGTTTGGATGTGGAGATCACAGGAGAACCTGCACCCACTGTGGTTTGGTCCAAAGGAGAACAA CCAGTCACAGAAACCGAAGGGCGTGTTAGAGTAGAGGCCAGGAAAGACCTCAGCTGCTTTGTTATCGAGGGGGCAGAAAGAGAGGATGAGGGCAACTACACCATCTGTGTTACCAACCCAGCTGGAGAGGACAAAGCCATGCTGTTTGTGAAGATTGTGG ACGTGCCTGACCCTCCTGAGAACGTCAAATGCACAGGAGTGGGAGAGGACTGTGCCAGCATCATTTGGGACCCTCCTAAATTTGATGGCGGTGCACCAGTCAAAG GGTATCTCatggagagaaagaagaaaggctCCTCCAGATGGACTAAGCTCAACTTTGATGTATATGAATCAACTACATATGAGGCTAAGAGGATGATTGAAGGAATTTTGTATGAGATGAGGGTCTTTGCAATTAACAGCATTGGCATGTCTCCACCAAGTCTAAGCTCCAAACCTTTCATGCCGATTG CCCCAACTAGTGAGCCAACACGTCTGACAGTCCACGATGTGACAGACAGCACATGCAGCTTGAAATGGCTCGCCCCAGAGAAGATTGGAGCCGGGGGCCTGGATGGCTATATTATTGAATACTGCAAGGAGGGAG ACACTGAGTGGGTGGCGGCAAACAAGGATCTGTGTGATAGGCAGGGATTTGTAGTGCGTGGCCTTCCCGTGGGAGAGAAGATCAACTTCAGGGTAGTGGCAGTAAACGTTGCTGGTCGCAGTCCACCTGCTACACTAGCACAGCCTGTCACCATCCGTGAGATAGTTG AACATCCAAAGATCCGCCTTCCTCGTGACCTGAGAACAAAGTACATCAGGAAAGTAGGAGAAAAGATCAACCTGACCATCCCCTTCCAG GGTAAGCCACGCCCTGTTGCAACCTGGTACAAGGATGGTCAACAAATTGACCCCAAAATGGTCAACGTTCGGAACTCAAATGTGGACAGCATCCTCTTCATTCGCTCAGCTGAGAGAGAGCACTCAGGAACATATGAACTAGTTCTTCAGATTGAGAACATGGAGGACAGAGCGACCATTAGCATCAGGATTATTG AGAAGCCTGGGCCTCCTCTGAATGTCCGGGTGACTGATGTATGGGGCTTCAATGCAGCGCTGGAATGGGACCCCCCCAAAGATGATGGCAACAGTGAGATTATTGGATACATGATCCAGAAAGCTGACATGAAGACCAAG gaaTGGTTCACTGTTTATGAGCATAACAGAAGGACAAACTGCACGGTTTCAGATCTGGTCATGGGCAATGAATATATGTTCCGCATCTACAGCGAGAACCTTTGCGGCCTGAGTGAGGAACCGCGCCTCAGCAAGAACACAGCCGTCATTGCTAAGACAG gttTGGAGCATAAAATAAACCCCTACAAGGAAAAAGACATGTCCTGTGCACCCAAGTTTACTCAGCCCCTGATGGATAGATCTGTTGTAGCCGGTTACAGCACTGCCATCAGCTGTGCTGTGAAAGGCTTCCCCAAG CCAAAGATTGTTTGGATGAAGAACAAAATGATCATTGGGGAGGATCCCAAGTATTTGATGCAGAACAATCAAGGAGTGCTGACCCTCAACATCCGTAAGCCAAGCACCTTTGACGGTGGCCAGTATTCTTGCATGGCTGTCAACGACTTGGGCAAGGATGAAGTGGAGTGCAAGCTGGATGTCCGAG TTTTCATAGAGGCAGACAAGAAATGA
- the mybpc2b gene encoding myosin binding protein Cb isoform X1, producing MPEPVPEATPAGEDAPPANGAGSDADEDAEANAAAQEPGSTELSGLFVEKPPSNVVAVAGMDVTFTAKVDSSTLTRKPTMKWLKGKWLDLGSKAGKHMQFKETYDRNTKIYTYEMKIIKVVPGDAGGYRCEVTAKDKCDSSIFEISVEAAHQEEQADILSAFKRADAGEDEGDLDFSALLKATKKKKKPQKEEPEIDVWELLKSAHPSEYEKIAFTYGITDLRGMLKRLKKMKEVPKHSEAFLKRLESCYSVEKGKKIVMSCEVLDPNAQVKWLKNGQEIKPSAKCVMETNGNIRTLTINKANLADDAAYECVVGDDKCSTEVYVKEPPVTITKLMDDYHVVVGERVEFEIEVSEEGAHVMWYFEDQEIHKDKDSTKYRFKKDGKKHTFIIQEATLDDIGMYHAWTNGGHTKGELEVEEKELEVLQDIADLTVRATDQALFKCEVSDDKVTGKWYKDGVEVLPSDRIKMTHIGRFHRLIIDDVKQEDAGDYTFVPDGYALSLSAKLNFLEIKIDYVPRQDPPKIHLDTTGNMVSQNTIIVVAGNKLRLDVEITGEPAPTVVWSKGEQPVTETEGRVRVEARKDLSCFVIEGAEREDEGNYTICVTNPAGEDKAMLFVKIVDVPDPPENVKCTGVGEDCASIIWDPPKFDGGAPVKGYLMERKKKGSSRWTKLNFDVYESTTYEAKRMIEGILYEMRVFAINSIGMSPPSLSSKPFMPIAPTSEPTRLTVHDVTDSTCSLKWLAPEKIGAGGLDGYIIEYCKEGDTEWVAANKDLCDRQGFVVRGLPVGEKINFRVVAVNVAGRSPPATLAQPVTIREIVEHPKIRLPRDLRTKYIRKVGEKINLTIPFQGKPRPVATWYKDGQQIDPKMVNVRNSNVDSILFIRSAEREHSGTYELVLQIENMEDRATISIRIIEKPGPPLNVRVTDVWGFNAALEWDPPKDDGNSEIIGYMIQKADMKTKEWFTVYEHNRRTNCTVSDLVMGNEYMFRIYSENLCGLSEEPRLSKNTAVIAKTGLEHKINPYKEKDMSCAPKFTQPLMDRSVVAGYSTAISCAVKGFPKPKIVWMKNKMIIGEDPKYLMQNNQGVLTLNIRKPSTFDGGQYSCMAVNDLGKDEVECKLDVRVFIEADKK from the exons agCCTGGATCTACTGAGCTTTCTGGGCTCTTTGTCGAGAAGCCGCCAAGCAATGTAGTTGCTGTTGCAG GAATGGACGTGACTTTCACAGCAAAGGTGGACTCAAGCACCCTGACAAGAAAGCCCACCATGAAGTGGTTGAAGGGCAAGTGGCTGGACCTTGGCAGCAAGGCTGGAAAACATATGCAGTTCAAAGAAACTTATGACAGAAATACCAAG ATCTATACGTATGAAATGAAGATCATCAAAGTGGTCCCTGGAGATGCTGGAGGCTACAGGTGTGAGGTGACAGCCAAAGACAAGTGTGACAGCTCCATTTTTGAGATCTCAGTGGAGG CTGCACACCAGGAGGAGCAAGCAGATATTTTGTCTGCCTTTAAGAGAGC GGATGCtggagaagatgaaggagatCTGGACTTTAGTGCCCTGCTGAAAGCCACTAAAAA GAAGAAGAAACCTCAAAAAGAAGAACCAGAGATTGATGTGTGGGAATTACTTAAAAGTGCCCACCCAAGCGAATATGAAAAAATCGCCTTTACGTATGGCATCACTGACCTGAGGGGCATGCTGAAACGTctaaaaaagatgaaagaagtGCCAAAGCATAGTGAGG CTTTCCTGAAGAGGCTTGAATCTTGCTACTCAGTGGAAAAGGGGAAGAAAATCGTCATGTCCTGTGAGGTGCTTGATCCCAACGCCCAGGTCAAATGGCTGAAGAATGGCCAGGAGATCAAACCTTCAGCCAA ATGTGTCATGGAGACGAATGGAAATATCAGAACGCTTACCATCAATAAGGCGAACCTGGCTGATGATGCTGCATATGAGTGTGTGGTTGGGGACGACAAGTGTTCCACAGAGGTCTATGTCAAAG AGCCTCCTGTGACCATCACCAAGCTGATGGATGACTATCATGTGGTCGTGGGAGAAAGAGTGGAATTTGAGATTGAGGTGTCCGAGGAGGGTGCACATGTCATGTG GTACTTTGAGGATCAAGAAATTCATAAAGACAAAGACTCAACAAAGTATCGCTTCAAGAAGGATGGAAAGAAACACACATTCATCATTCAGGAGGCTACACTGGATGACATTGGAATGTACCATGCATGGACAAATGGAGGACATACCAAAGGAGAACTGGAGGTGGAAG AAAAGGAGCTGGAGGTGTTGCAGGACATCGCTGATCTGACAGTCAGGGCAACAGACCAGGCTTTATTCAAGTGTGAAGTGTCCGATGACAAGGTCACAGGCAAGTGGTACAAAGATGGAGTGGAGGTCCTGCCAAGTGATCGCATCAAAATGACTCACATTGGAAG GTTTCACCGGCTGATTATTGATGACGTCAAGCAGGAGGATGCTGGAGACTATACATTTGTTCCTGACGGATATGCTCTTTCACTTTCTGCCAAACTCAACTTCTTGG AAATTAAGATTGACTATGTACCCAGACAAG ATCCTCCAAAGATCCACCTGGACACCACTGGAAACATGGTTTCCCAGAACACCATCATCGTGGTGGCGGGCAACAAACTTCGTTTGGATGTGGAGATCACAGGAGAACCTGCACCCACTGTGGTTTGGTCCAAAGGAGAACAA CCAGTCACAGAAACCGAAGGGCGTGTTAGAGTAGAGGCCAGGAAAGACCTCAGCTGCTTTGTTATCGAGGGGGCAGAAAGAGAGGATGAGGGCAACTACACCATCTGTGTTACCAACCCAGCTGGAGAGGACAAAGCCATGCTGTTTGTGAAGATTGTGG ACGTGCCTGACCCTCCTGAGAACGTCAAATGCACAGGAGTGGGAGAGGACTGTGCCAGCATCATTTGGGACCCTCCTAAATTTGATGGCGGTGCACCAGTCAAAG GGTATCTCatggagagaaagaagaaaggctCCTCCAGATGGACTAAGCTCAACTTTGATGTATATGAATCAACTACATATGAGGCTAAGAGGATGATTGAAGGAATTTTGTATGAGATGAGGGTCTTTGCAATTAACAGCATTGGCATGTCTCCACCAAGTCTAAGCTCCAAACCTTTCATGCCGATTG CCCCAACTAGTGAGCCAACACGTCTGACAGTCCACGATGTGACAGACAGCACATGCAGCTTGAAATGGCTCGCCCCAGAGAAGATTGGAGCCGGGGGCCTGGATGGCTATATTATTGAATACTGCAAGGAGGGAG ACACTGAGTGGGTGGCGGCAAACAAGGATCTGTGTGATAGGCAGGGATTTGTAGTGCGTGGCCTTCCCGTGGGAGAGAAGATCAACTTCAGGGTAGTGGCAGTAAACGTTGCTGGTCGCAGTCCACCTGCTACACTAGCACAGCCTGTCACCATCCGTGAGATAGTTG AACATCCAAAGATCCGCCTTCCTCGTGACCTGAGAACAAAGTACATCAGGAAAGTAGGAGAAAAGATCAACCTGACCATCCCCTTCCAG GGTAAGCCACGCCCTGTTGCAACCTGGTACAAGGATGGTCAACAAATTGACCCCAAAATGGTCAACGTTCGGAACTCAAATGTGGACAGCATCCTCTTCATTCGCTCAGCTGAGAGAGAGCACTCAGGAACATATGAACTAGTTCTTCAGATTGAGAACATGGAGGACAGAGCGACCATTAGCATCAGGATTATTG AGAAGCCTGGGCCTCCTCTGAATGTCCGGGTGACTGATGTATGGGGCTTCAATGCAGCGCTGGAATGGGACCCCCCCAAAGATGATGGCAACAGTGAGATTATTGGATACATGATCCAGAAAGCTGACATGAAGACCAAG gaaTGGTTCACTGTTTATGAGCATAACAGAAGGACAAACTGCACGGTTTCAGATCTGGTCATGGGCAATGAATATATGTTCCGCATCTACAGCGAGAACCTTTGCGGCCTGAGTGAGGAACCGCGCCTCAGCAAGAACACAGCCGTCATTGCTAAGACAG gttTGGAGCATAAAATAAACCCCTACAAGGAAAAAGACATGTCCTGTGCACCCAAGTTTACTCAGCCCCTGATGGATAGATCTGTTGTAGCCGGTTACAGCACTGCCATCAGCTGTGCTGTGAAAGGCTTCCCCAAG CCAAAGATTGTTTGGATGAAGAACAAAATGATCATTGGGGAGGATCCCAAGTATTTGATGCAGAACAATCAAGGAGTGCTGACCCTCAACATCCGTAAGCCAAGCACCTTTGACGGTGGCCAGTATTCTTGCATGGCTGTCAACGACTTGGGCAAGGATGAAGTGGAGTGCAAGCTGGATGTCCGAG TTTTCATAGAGGCAGACAAGAAATGA
- the mybpc2b gene encoding myosin binding protein Cb isoform X4, whose translation MPEPVPEATPAGEDAPPANGEPGSTELSGLFVEKPPSNVVAVAGMDVTFTAKVDSSTLTRKPTMKWLKGKWLDLGSKAGKHMQFKETYDRNTKIYTYEMKIIKVVPGDAGGYRCEVTAKDKCDSSIFEISVEAAHQEEQADILSAFKRADAGEDEGDLDFSALLKATKKKKKPQKEEPEIDVWELLKSAHPSEYEKIAFTYGITDLRGMLKRLKKMKEVPKHSEAFLKRLESCYSVEKGKKIVMSCEVLDPNAQVKWLKNGQEIKPSAKCVMETNGNIRTLTINKANLADDAAYECVVGDDKCSTEVYVKEPPVTITKLMDDYHVVVGERVEFEIEVSEEGAHVMWYFEDQEIHKDKDSTKYRFKKDGKKHTFIIQEATLDDIGMYHAWTNGGHTKGELEVEEKELEVLQDIADLTVRATDQALFKCEVSDDKVTGKWYKDGVEVLPSDRIKMTHIGRFHRLIIDDVKQEDAGDYTFVPDGYALSLSAKLNFLEIKIDYVPRQDPPKIHLDTTGNMVSQNTIIVVAGNKLRLDVEITGEPAPTVVWSKGEQPVTETEGRVRVEARKDLSCFVIEGAEREDEGNYTICVTNPAGEDKAMLFVKIVDVPDPPENVKCTGVGEDCASIIWDPPKFDGGAPVKGYLMERKKKGSSRWTKLNFDVYESTTYEAKRMIEGILYEMRVFAINSIGMSPPSLSSKPFMPIAPTSEPTRLTVHDVTDSTCSLKWLAPEKIGAGGLDGYIIEYCKEGDTEWVAANKDLCDRQGFVVRGLPVGEKINFRVVAVNVAGRSPPATLAQPVTIREIVEHPKIRLPRDLRTKYIRKVGEKINLTIPFQGKPRPVATWYKDGQQIDPKMVNVRNSNVDSILFIRSAEREHSGTYELVLQIENMEDRATISIRIIEKPGPPLNVRVTDVWGFNAALEWDPPKDDGNSEIIGYMIQKADMKTKEWFTVYEHNRRTNCTVSDLVMGNEYMFRIYSENLCGLSEEPRLSKNTAVIAKTGLEHKINPYKEKDMSCAPKFTQPLMDRSVVAGYSTAISCAVKGFPKPKIVWMKNKMIIGEDPKYLMQNNQGVLTLNIRKPSTFDGGQYSCMAVNDLGKDEVECKLDVRVFIEADKK comes from the exons agCCTGGATCTACTGAGCTTTCTGGGCTCTTTGTCGAGAAGCCGCCAAGCAATGTAGTTGCTGTTGCAG GAATGGACGTGACTTTCACAGCAAAGGTGGACTCAAGCACCCTGACAAGAAAGCCCACCATGAAGTGGTTGAAGGGCAAGTGGCTGGACCTTGGCAGCAAGGCTGGAAAACATATGCAGTTCAAAGAAACTTATGACAGAAATACCAAG ATCTATACGTATGAAATGAAGATCATCAAAGTGGTCCCTGGAGATGCTGGAGGCTACAGGTGTGAGGTGACAGCCAAAGACAAGTGTGACAGCTCCATTTTTGAGATCTCAGTGGAGG CTGCACACCAGGAGGAGCAAGCAGATATTTTGTCTGCCTTTAAGAGAGC GGATGCtggagaagatgaaggagatCTGGACTTTAGTGCCCTGCTGAAAGCCACTAAAAA GAAGAAGAAACCTCAAAAAGAAGAACCAGAGATTGATGTGTGGGAATTACTTAAAAGTGCCCACCCAAGCGAATATGAAAAAATCGCCTTTACGTATGGCATCACTGACCTGAGGGGCATGCTGAAACGTctaaaaaagatgaaagaagtGCCAAAGCATAGTGAGG CTTTCCTGAAGAGGCTTGAATCTTGCTACTCAGTGGAAAAGGGGAAGAAAATCGTCATGTCCTGTGAGGTGCTTGATCCCAACGCCCAGGTCAAATGGCTGAAGAATGGCCAGGAGATCAAACCTTCAGCCAA ATGTGTCATGGAGACGAATGGAAATATCAGAACGCTTACCATCAATAAGGCGAACCTGGCTGATGATGCTGCATATGAGTGTGTGGTTGGGGACGACAAGTGTTCCACAGAGGTCTATGTCAAAG AGCCTCCTGTGACCATCACCAAGCTGATGGATGACTATCATGTGGTCGTGGGAGAAAGAGTGGAATTTGAGATTGAGGTGTCCGAGGAGGGTGCACATGTCATGTG GTACTTTGAGGATCAAGAAATTCATAAAGACAAAGACTCAACAAAGTATCGCTTCAAGAAGGATGGAAAGAAACACACATTCATCATTCAGGAGGCTACACTGGATGACATTGGAATGTACCATGCATGGACAAATGGAGGACATACCAAAGGAGAACTGGAGGTGGAAG AAAAGGAGCTGGAGGTGTTGCAGGACATCGCTGATCTGACAGTCAGGGCAACAGACCAGGCTTTATTCAAGTGTGAAGTGTCCGATGACAAGGTCACAGGCAAGTGGTACAAAGATGGAGTGGAGGTCCTGCCAAGTGATCGCATCAAAATGACTCACATTGGAAG GTTTCACCGGCTGATTATTGATGACGTCAAGCAGGAGGATGCTGGAGACTATACATTTGTTCCTGACGGATATGCTCTTTCACTTTCTGCCAAACTCAACTTCTTGG AAATTAAGATTGACTATGTACCCAGACAAG ATCCTCCAAAGATCCACCTGGACACCACTGGAAACATGGTTTCCCAGAACACCATCATCGTGGTGGCGGGCAACAAACTTCGTTTGGATGTGGAGATCACAGGAGAACCTGCACCCACTGTGGTTTGGTCCAAAGGAGAACAA CCAGTCACAGAAACCGAAGGGCGTGTTAGAGTAGAGGCCAGGAAAGACCTCAGCTGCTTTGTTATCGAGGGGGCAGAAAGAGAGGATGAGGGCAACTACACCATCTGTGTTACCAACCCAGCTGGAGAGGACAAAGCCATGCTGTTTGTGAAGATTGTGG ACGTGCCTGACCCTCCTGAGAACGTCAAATGCACAGGAGTGGGAGAGGACTGTGCCAGCATCATTTGGGACCCTCCTAAATTTGATGGCGGTGCACCAGTCAAAG GGTATCTCatggagagaaagaagaaaggctCCTCCAGATGGACTAAGCTCAACTTTGATGTATATGAATCAACTACATATGAGGCTAAGAGGATGATTGAAGGAATTTTGTATGAGATGAGGGTCTTTGCAATTAACAGCATTGGCATGTCTCCACCAAGTCTAAGCTCCAAACCTTTCATGCCGATTG CCCCAACTAGTGAGCCAACACGTCTGACAGTCCACGATGTGACAGACAGCACATGCAGCTTGAAATGGCTCGCCCCAGAGAAGATTGGAGCCGGGGGCCTGGATGGCTATATTATTGAATACTGCAAGGAGGGAG ACACTGAGTGGGTGGCGGCAAACAAGGATCTGTGTGATAGGCAGGGATTTGTAGTGCGTGGCCTTCCCGTGGGAGAGAAGATCAACTTCAGGGTAGTGGCAGTAAACGTTGCTGGTCGCAGTCCACCTGCTACACTAGCACAGCCTGTCACCATCCGTGAGATAGTTG AACATCCAAAGATCCGCCTTCCTCGTGACCTGAGAACAAAGTACATCAGGAAAGTAGGAGAAAAGATCAACCTGACCATCCCCTTCCAG GGTAAGCCACGCCCTGTTGCAACCTGGTACAAGGATGGTCAACAAATTGACCCCAAAATGGTCAACGTTCGGAACTCAAATGTGGACAGCATCCTCTTCATTCGCTCAGCTGAGAGAGAGCACTCAGGAACATATGAACTAGTTCTTCAGATTGAGAACATGGAGGACAGAGCGACCATTAGCATCAGGATTATTG AGAAGCCTGGGCCTCCTCTGAATGTCCGGGTGACTGATGTATGGGGCTTCAATGCAGCGCTGGAATGGGACCCCCCCAAAGATGATGGCAACAGTGAGATTATTGGATACATGATCCAGAAAGCTGACATGAAGACCAAG gaaTGGTTCACTGTTTATGAGCATAACAGAAGGACAAACTGCACGGTTTCAGATCTGGTCATGGGCAATGAATATATGTTCCGCATCTACAGCGAGAACCTTTGCGGCCTGAGTGAGGAACCGCGCCTCAGCAAGAACACAGCCGTCATTGCTAAGACAG gttTGGAGCATAAAATAAACCCCTACAAGGAAAAAGACATGTCCTGTGCACCCAAGTTTACTCAGCCCCTGATGGATAGATCTGTTGTAGCCGGTTACAGCACTGCCATCAGCTGTGCTGTGAAAGGCTTCCCCAAG CCAAAGATTGTTTGGATGAAGAACAAAATGATCATTGGGGAGGATCCCAAGTATTTGATGCAGAACAATCAAGGAGTGCTGACCCTCAACATCCGTAAGCCAAGCACCTTTGACGGTGGCCAGTATTCTTGCATGGCTGTCAACGACTTGGGCAAGGATGAAGTGGAGTGCAAGCTGGATGTCCGAG TTTTCATAGAGGCAGACAAGAAATGA